CTGTGACCAGATCCACTTCCTAgtatatttttctttcttccaccCAACGAGGAACCTTTCAATACAGAACCGGAAGATCTTCTAGTAGCACCGgccaccttcttttcagtgtCCGTATCAACCAAAGACGACTTGGATTTATTAGCAGGCGTTATGGATCCAGAGCCTAAAGGTGAAGGtgtatttgatgaagaggagcTCTCCCATttggcaaagaaatcatCTGTACTGGAAGCACGCTCATCTTTTTCCTCCGGTAACAAACCGTCTTCCCATTCTAAGATATTCGCGTACCTCTTGCCGTCCAATTCTGCATGCTGGGccaacttctctttgtaATTTTTTGCAACGTTGGAGGTATACTTCTCCTGTAGCGGCCTTGTAAGGTAAACAGAACCACcattcttctggaaaaaCTCACGCAATTTATCGTTGCCACCAcatttcatcatccttaaTTGTTTATAGGTCCATTTCTGATCCAAAGTAGATGACTTGACAAAACTGATGTGGACACCCATCTTTCTATGGCTGGCACTACAATTCAAGCAGACAAAGATACCAAATGGGATCGACGTCCACGTGGCATTCTTCGCTCCACAGTCAAAACACTGTCTGTTAATAGATTTCTTCTGGAGCCGACTGAAGATCTGTTTGATCTCATATTTGCTAGCAAAATCCTCTTCACTCATGATGAaggtatatatatatatatatcaaCCTAGATGAGGGAAAGGATGCACACGTACAGATTCGATCAATGAAATAAGACTCTCCCCCCcccccaaaaaaaaaagatcgaATATTTTATGCCCAAAATCTCGCCTCTTGCGTACAATCGACGCGGCGGTTATATTTTCACTGATCAGGCACGGGAGCTAATTGCATCTTGTCCAATAACGGTGTTAACGGGAGGTTGTGATTTGCCAATTGAACTATGAATAGCAGCCACAAGCGACGCCGGTTATTGGATGATCCAGAACAAAATGGTGATGGCTTGGACACATCTGGGGATTTCATACTCACGGACACCAACATTGGAGTCCACAAAATGAACTTTGATGAGGCTATTCGAATGGCCACGGATAACAAGATCAACTCAAGCAACTCATGGAAGTACGCGTTAATCGACTATTTCCACGATATGAATTTGCTTCGAAGTAAGGATGGATTGTCTATCAATTTTCAAAAGGCCGGAGCAACGTTGGATGGATGCATGAAGATCTTTTCACATAGAATTGATTCCGTTGCCTCTGACACTGGCCGACTTCTATCTGGATTAGCTCAGAAAAGCAATTCTGCTGAGCTGGGTGAAGAAACTGAAGGAAATATTAGTGTcgaggatgaagaatctaCAAAGGAAGATGTTGCAAAGCgtagaagaagagccaaGAAACCACGaactactttgaaagatgattttgaaaCCCTAAAATATAAACAGTATGACCGAGAACTGGCCATTGATCCTTTGTTCAAGAGTGCTCTGtcagaatttgatgaaggaggagCGAAGTCTCTATTAATGAACATTCTTAAGATTAATAGTGAGGGAAGAATTGTCTTTGACGAGACGATGACCGCATCTAAGCTTGAAGGAGCTGGAGTGAATTCAACCGAAAAGTCTAAAGAATCTATAAATAAGGAGGCTGTTGGCGAGGTATCTTCATGTGCCGCAAGCGTTAATGCTTTTCTCGGGAAGAGTCAATTCGATACAGATGACCTCACTGTTTGTTCGAACTTGGATGCATTAGAACGTGTTCTCGGAAACATCGACTTGGCAGATGATTTTGTCGATAGTATAATTCCAACCGGAAAGAAGGATGCAGATGATGAAACAATGCTCAACAACGACGTTCCCGCGTACGAACCAGTGGGTAACAATACATCTAGAGCCGGCTTATCACCTGAGGATTACGTCACCGATAACGGCATTAGCGAGGCAGACGCTGATAtagatgatggagaagaaggatttaTTGGGAACGTCAACGAAGAGGTATTTGGATTGCTTAAAAAACTCGACAAACAGACTAATAAAACATGGACTGGACGAACCAATCCTTCTTGGAAGATAGACCTATTCAGGAAAACAATGGGCCAGAAATTGAATGACGAGATTATCAAACAAGAGAAATCCAAAGATTGCAAAGTAATTGAATCGGAAGAGATCAAACTTAAACCATCCAAGAACTCGTATCCTATAAATTTCTTGAATACTGAGGAAGGGGAACTCagtgagaagaagattttccGGAAGGGTAGAAGGACAACGCTACCAGAGTCCAGCTTTAATGACTATTCATCGGT
The sequence above is a segment of the Brettanomyces nanus chromosome 4, complete sequence genome. Coding sequences within it:
- a CDS encoding uncharacterized protein (BUSCO:EOG09340S2X), translating into MNSSHKRRRLLDDPEQNGDGLDTSGDFILTDTNIGVHKMNFDEAIRMATDNKINSSNSWKYALIDYFHDMNLLRSKDGLSINFQKAGATLDGCMKIFSHRIDSVASDTGRLLSGLAQKSNSAELGEETEGNISVEDEESTKEDVAKRRRRAKKPRTTLKDDFETLKYKQYDRELAIDPLFKSALSEFDEGGAKSLLMNILKINSEGRIVFDETMTASKLEGAGVNSTEKSKESINKEAVGEVSSCAASVNAFLGKSQFDTDDLTVCSNLDALERVLGNIDLADDFVDSIIPTGKKDADDETMLNNDVPAYEPVGNNTSRAGLSPEDYVTDNGISEADADIDDGEEGFIGNVNEEVFGLLKKLDKQTNKTWTGRTNPSWKIDLFRKTMGQKLNDEIIKQEKSKDCKVIESEEIKLKPSKNSYPINFLNTEEGELSEKKIFRKGRRTTLPESSFNDYSSVTLPDDLQWSSKKLIQSFLKPDTHISIFRRVKWRSNDHSLLAEQELWADVYSKPNSEKDNDNDGGQHFFADVPQDENLDEHEVDEDEGILGDIDFNMQLSSSQNPCKYSSRPLNYARVSKKVDVRRLKDNMWQSAASNEKDDQIDVKLSDVMKDTLERYDGKQKKDMSTSFFFICMLHLANEHELEISSNTNHTDLKITGAIDNKSLLQNTT